GTAGAGCAAAGCATAAAGGGGAAAAAGTTTTCCTTACAATAAATGGATTGTGTAGTTTATATCACAAGGTGTTTCATTTAAAGAATAGCGAGAAGGTAAAGAACTTCACAGTTGATAGAGTGCTACCTTTGCTTGAGTCTTTCAAGGATGATATCAATAATTTAGAGAATTGAGAGCCCCGCTATGATGAAACTCCTTTGCTCAACTCCAGAATACGAAGAATTGCATGAAGATTTGAAAGAATTAAGTGATCTTGCCAGAAAGTGTGACTACGTACCTGGTTCCGAAAGCTACAAAGAATTTTGCTCTCTAGTAAGTGAGGTAGTACAAGGTTTTAAGCTACCAAATTTAAAAGACAAGATAAAATTCTTAGGGCTTCTCAAAGTAACAAAAAACCTCACAGCTACACGTAAGGCTTATAATGATGATTGGTTTTTTTGTGATGTAATAAACGATAAAGATTTTTAAGAGTACGTAAATGAAGCAGTAGGTGAAGAGGATGGACCTACTAGTAAGGACTTGAAGAAAGATATAGATAAATGTAGAGGGTTGATAAGGCAAGGAGAGGATATTGCAAGTAAGTATTTTAGAAAGAAAGAAGTAATTTTTCAAGCTTACTGTGAAGAAACTGAAGATGATAATAAGATTTTGAATGTAAATCTTATTAATTATGATAAAAGCAAGCCAATTAGAATTAGTGATATTTTACGGCAAGAGGAAGATGTTGATAAATTGGATATCTATTGTAGGTGGAAACGTGAAGTACGCGCTTTTCGGGGTGAGAATAATGAGAGACACTATAGATTTGAAAAAGGTGCGCATTATGAGATGACAAGCACCTGGTCTGTAGAAGATGAGTCTGGGAACACCTCAACTTGTACCATGGTTATGGATGTGAGCAATAATAGTATAACTAAAATAGTGAAATTTAATGGTGAAAATTTTGAATCGCCATCGAAAGAATTTTTGGAACTAAGAGGCAGAATGAGGAATTATACATTCAAGGTTCGTCCTTATGTGATGCAGTGGAGGAATTCTTAGAAATGCAGCGTAATAGAGAAGATATAATACGAAAAGGAGAGGATGGAAAGCATGACTCTTCATTGCCTGACGTTGTTGCTGGCAGTAGCTCTACTCCTTCTACTAACAACAATGCACCAGAGTCTACTGAAGAAGCTGCAACTCACACAGGAGGTAATCCACTCCTAGATAATGACGAATTTTTTGATTGCACAGAAGATCTTAAGGGTGTTGTCGAAGGTGATAGGATTGACAGTCATGCTGCAGTTTCCCAGTTCCTACTACGCCTACTACCATGTCAAGGGAAAGGGACACATATCGTCTGCCTGGGTCCTAGCTGTGGCATATACCTTGAGCTAACATGGTTAGAGCTTATACCAAACTCTCCATCTTATATTGAGGGTCAGATGCAACACCATATACTCTGTTTGGTGGGGCAATTTTGTTCTTTATGCCAAAGGTGATACCTTCGGTTATTGCTGCAAGCACTTTTTCAAGGTTGCAGTCTGCTCCAGGGACGCGGTGTTCTAGGCGGCATTTATCGCCGGAATTGAGTATTCTTATTGCAGCAGTTCTATTATTCACGCCCCAACTAACTGTGGTTGGGGTATGAATGTCTGGATATTGAAACCTGAGGTATGAATCATCATTTGGGGCAAAAAATAACATGTGTTTTTTCATCATAGCGCATAATCCACCAATACTATGAATCAAGTAATCACTATACTTTTGTTCGCTACGGTAAAATAAGTT
This genomic stretch from Wolbachia endosymbiont of Cimex lectularius harbors:
- a CDS encoding glutamine synthetase, translated to MIILSGLSCHTKLGIELEFYIEEIEKEHLFLSNIKNRIASLGFFCEKESSIHQYEIKSGCYTNSNNLIEHFELVKELITETAQKLGGNASFKAKPYLDRAGSALNVHVNLVDSNNSNLFYRSEQKYSDYLIHSIGGLCAMMKKHMLFFAPNDDSYLRFQYPDIHTPTTVSWGVNNRTAAIRILNSGDKCRLEHRVPGADCNLEKVLAAITEGITFGIKNKIAPPNRVYGVASDPQYKMESLV